One window of Methanogenium organophilum genomic DNA carries:
- a CDS encoding nucleotide exchange factor GrpE encodes MTDNPDLKNDETSAPLEGTESSDMAENDQTELTDAERLVELYRECDEQNNRYLRLAADFENYKKRVSRESEERSNRAVEHFAREVLVVADNIERALTADESTLREGVEHIHKLLESVLNHHEITKIDCLNLPFNPETQEAVAYVPSDCSEGTVIDEIEPGYCRKGKVIRCARVAVSQGKTTEE; translated from the coding sequence ATGACAGATAATCCGGACCTGAAAAATGATGAAACATCTGCACCTTTGGAAGGCACCGAGTCCTCTGATATGGCAGAAAATGACCAGACAGAGCTCACTGATGCTGAACGCCTTGTTGAACTGTACCGGGAATGTGATGAACAAAACAACCGGTATCTTCGGCTTGCTGCTGATTTTGAGAACTACAAAAAACGTGTCTCACGCGAATCAGAAGAGCGCTCAAACCGCGCTGTTGAACACTTTGCACGTGAAGTGCTGGTTGTCGCAGACAACATTGAACGGGCACTAACGGCAGATGAAAGTACCCTTCGCGAAGGTGTCGAACACATTCATAAACTGCTTGAATCAGTCCTGAATCATCATGAAATCACTAAGATCGATTGTCTGAACCTTCCATTTAACCCCGAAACACAGGAAGCAGTGGCATACGTTCCCTCAGACTGTAGTGAAGGAACAGTCATTGATGAAATTGAACCGGGATATTGCAGAAAAGGAAAAGTAATTCGCTGCGCCAGAGTCGCAGTGTCACAGGGAAAAACAACAGAGGAATAA
- a CDS encoding phosphoadenosine phosphosulfate reductase domain-containing protein, translating into MRKPARETVREPPFRESLFWCPECNVPLVASTCGCKTPGYEIPLTKPYDVRPALEHDRNIIKEYLKNRFGIETIPKFLLLNKSGGIDRTDTIIANGVVFSRLTFDPLLREYTVELTPDALPFVIDEISKGIVDITDEIAEKGNRHMGGKNIHCKSDLTDGPVIVHANGRYGTGWLRNNVVKVKSLGRPRHIELPDPDREQVIRCNKPHLKNLERHAIRFIKSQKDVRPECNVAFSGGKDSVVVRELARKAGVTDCYYVDTGLEFPETTAFVDSLGIPLILHGQDFQEGLRKNGIPAKDHRWCCEYLKLEPVRMWRETKGDCVTVQGNRWYESFARAGLPGVAVNPYYSGQLNISPIRGWRALEVFLYIWWRELAVNPLYERGFERVGCWMCPAMLESEYEITKELHPEKIAEWEKIIGRHAKKEHISDAAMQCGWWRWKSPPPKMVTLMKERGIQIKVQKSIKNKKRH; encoded by the coding sequence ATGAGAAAACCTGCCAGAGAAACAGTCAGAGAACCACCATTTCGGGAAAGCCTGTTCTGGTGCCCGGAGTGCAATGTCCCCCTTGTTGCATCGACCTGCGGGTGCAAAACACCAGGGTATGAAATACCCCTTACAAAACCGTATGATGTACGTCCTGCACTGGAGCATGACAGAAATATCATCAAGGAATACCTGAAAAACCGATTTGGTATTGAAACCATTCCTAAATTTCTTCTCTTAAATAAATCTGGCGGCATCGATCGCACTGACACTATCATCGCAAATGGCGTTGTGTTCAGCCGGCTTACGTTTGATCCCCTTCTGCGGGAATATACCGTGGAACTCACCCCCGATGCACTTCCCTTTGTCATTGATGAAATTTCAAAAGGAATTGTTGACATCACCGATGAGATTGCAGAAAAAGGGAACCGCCACATGGGCGGGAAAAATATTCACTGCAAATCAGACCTTACCGACGGACCGGTTATTGTTCATGCAAACGGACGATACGGTACCGGATGGCTGCGAAACAATGTGGTGAAAGTAAAAAGTCTGGGAAGACCCCGCCACATAGAACTGCCAGACCCGGACAGAGAGCAGGTAATTCGCTGCAACAAACCGCACCTTAAAAATCTGGAACGGCATGCCATACGATTTATCAAATCTCAAAAAGATGTCCGGCCTGAATGCAATGTTGCATTTTCCGGGGGCAAAGATAGTGTCGTTGTTCGCGAACTTGCCCGAAAGGCAGGTGTCACTGACTGCTACTATGTCGATACCGGACTGGAATTTCCGGAAACAACAGCATTTGTTGATTCACTTGGAATCCCATTGATTCTCCACGGTCAGGATTTCCAGGAAGGACTCAGGAAAAACGGGATCCCTGCAAAAGATCACCGCTGGTGCTGCGAATACCTGAAACTGGAACCCGTACGCATGTGGAGAGAAACAAAAGGTGATTGTGTCACCGTCCAGGGGAACCGCTGGTATGAATCATTTGCACGGGCAGGACTCCCCGGAGTTGCGGTTAATCCCTATTACTCCGGCCAGCTGAACATTTCCCCCATCCGGGGATGGAGAGCATTAGAAGTATTTTTGTATATCTGGTGGCGTGAGCTTGCGGTAAATCCATTATACGAACGGGGTTTTGAGCGCGTTGGCTGTTGGATGTGCCCTGCGATGCTTGAATCAGAATATGAAATTACGAAAGAACTTCACCCGGAAAAAATTGCTGAATGGGAGAAAATTATCGGCAGGCATGCGAAAAAAGAGCATATTTCTGATGCTGCAATGCAATGTGGATGGTGGCGGTGGAAGAGCCCGCCCCCTAAAATGGTTACTCTGATGAAAGAGAGAGGAATTCAAATAAAAGTGCAAAAATCAATAAAAAATAAAAAAAGGCACTAA
- the purH gene encoding bifunctional phosphoribosylaminoimidazolecarboxamide formyltransferase/IMP cyclohydrolase gives MKTALLSVWDKTGIVELARFLSESNIAILSSGGTGKVLAEAGIPFTEVSEYTGSPEMMDGRVKTLHPKIHGGLLGRRGKDDQVMEEQGIGPIDLLVVNLYPFEEMAKKDLSLPELIEFIDIGGPAMIRSAAKNFHDVAVVIDPSDYQAVMDDIKEGGLSEEDRLHLARKVFARTASYDAAISNYLYSIDREFPEIYSFQLTNGRELRYGENPHQKAAVYGKSGIAVQIPLQGKQMSYNNYLDADAATALLHEFDEPAAVIVKHNNPCGVATGDALLPAYLGARDVDPVSAYGSVVALNRVVEDDVAEELASTFVEVVIAPGYTDSAREIMKRKENMRILILPEKENEPAVRSINGGALIQVSPDSITDNWRVVSEREPTATEYASMKMALKVCQHTKSNTIIFANPTATVGIGAGQMSRVDAAKIAVEKALSSLEGTSVASDAFLPFPDALEEAAKAGATALIQPGGSIRDQEVIDAANRLNIAMVFTGIRHFRH, from the coding sequence ATGAAGACTGCACTTCTCTCTGTGTGGGACAAGACCGGAATTGTTGAACTGGCTCGTTTCCTGTCTGAATCCAATATTGCAATTCTGAGTTCGGGAGGGACTGGAAAGGTCCTTGCAGAAGCAGGAATTCCTTTTACGGAAGTATCAGAATATACCGGATCCCCTGAAATGATGGATGGACGTGTGAAGACTCTTCATCCAAAGATTCATGGGGGCCTTCTCGGCCGGAGAGGAAAGGATGATCAGGTGATGGAAGAACAGGGAATCGGACCGATTGATCTCCTTGTCGTGAACCTCTATCCCTTTGAAGAGATGGCAAAAAAAGACCTTTCTCTCCCTGAACTGATCGAATTCATCGATATTGGCGGCCCTGCGATGATCCGTTCTGCAGCCAAGAATTTCCACGATGTTGCGGTTGTCATTGATCCATCTGATTATCAGGCGGTGATGGATGATATAAAGGAGGGCGGACTTTCAGAAGAAGACCGTCTGCATCTTGCCCGCAAAGTCTTTGCACGCACCGCATCGTACGATGCGGCTATCTCAAATTATCTGTACAGTATCGACCGTGAATTCCCGGAGATATATTCATTCCAGCTCACAAACGGCCGTGAACTCCGCTATGGTGAGAATCCCCACCAGAAGGCAGCAGTATATGGCAAGAGTGGTATTGCCGTGCAGATACCGCTTCAGGGCAAACAGATGTCCTATAACAATTATCTTGACGCTGATGCCGCAACAGCCCTTCTGCATGAGTTTGATGAACCGGCAGCAGTCATTGTGAAGCATAACAACCCCTGTGGAGTTGCAACAGGTGACGCGCTTCTTCCTGCATACCTAGGTGCCCGTGACGTTGACCCTGTTTCCGCATACGGCTCGGTTGTTGCCTTAAACCGTGTGGTGGAGGATGATGTCGCAGAAGAGCTTGCATCCACCTTTGTTGAGGTTGTCATTGCGCCCGGATATACAGATTCCGCACGCGAAATCATGAAGAGAAAGGAGAATATGCGTATTCTGATCCTACCGGAAAAGGAAAATGAACCTGCTGTGCGGTCAATAAACGGAGGTGCCCTCATTCAGGTATCACCTGATTCAATCACCGATAACTGGCGTGTGGTAAGCGAGCGTGAACCCACCGCAACTGAATATGCGTCAATGAAGATGGCACTGAAGGTATGTCAGCACACAAAGAGCAATACCATCATTTTCGCCAACCCAACAGCCACCGTTGGTATTGGTGCAGGCCAGATGAGCCGTGTCGATGCGGCAAAGATTGCTGTTGAAAAGGCTCTCTCTTCTCTTGAAGGCACATCTGTTGCATCTGATGCATTCCTCCCGTTCCCTGATGCACTGGAAGAAGCTGCAAAGGCCGGTGCGACAGCACTCATTCAGCCGGGTGGTTCCATCCGTGACCAGGAAGTGATTGATGCGGCGAACCGACTGAATATTGCGATGGTTTTCACAGGAATCCGTCATTTCAGACATTAA
- a CDS encoding 2-isopropylmalate synthase: MSALFVDKPHFLDTTLRDGEQTPGVTLTPDQKLEIACALSDIGIDVIEAGSAAASVGELTAIGLISDAGLGTECCTYVRALPYDIDLAADAGADSVHLVVPVSDLHIVEKMGKTRDEVYAMAMSAVTYAKERGLIVELSGEDASRADQAFLAHLFTDGVAHGADRLCFCDTVGILTPERTAEFIPPLTEIAPVSIHCHNDLGFALPNTIAALKSGASCAHVTVNGLGERAGNTPFEEVVMSLEVLYGRDTGIQTEKIYPLSTLVARLTGIDLPANKAIVGSMAFTHESGIHAHGVLRNARTYEPVPPEMVGRTRRIVLGKHSGKASVEASLNELGYTVTSEQLTAILSRIKQLGDEGKRVTDADLMAIADTVLQLVCTPAIRLQQYTVVSGNRSTPTASVTMAVNGNEITSAATGNGPVDAAIKALQGSVSDIADISLEDYHVDAITGGADALVDVTVKLRKDGKVITSRGARTDIITASVEAVIAGMNRLLRDDK, translated from the coding sequence GTGAGTGCTTTATTTGTCGATAAGCCACATTTTTTAGACACCACCCTGAGGGATGGTGAACAGACACCGGGTGTAACGCTGACTCCTGATCAAAAGTTGGAGATTGCCTGTGCCCTGTCTGATATTGGAATAGATGTTATCGAAGCTGGTTCTGCCGCTGCGTCAGTTGGAGAGCTTACGGCAATCGGATTAATCTCTGATGCCGGGCTTGGTACTGAATGCTGCACGTATGTGCGGGCACTGCCCTATGATATTGATCTTGCAGCGGACGCTGGTGCTGATTCTGTACACCTCGTTGTGCCGGTGAGTGATCTGCACATTGTTGAGAAGATGGGCAAAACCCGCGATGAGGTATATGCAATGGCAATGTCTGCCGTAACGTACGCAAAGGAACGGGGACTTATTGTTGAACTTTCCGGCGAGGATGCATCCCGTGCAGACCAGGCGTTTCTGGCCCACCTCTTTACTGACGGTGTTGCCCATGGTGCCGATCGGCTCTGTTTCTGTGATACAGTGGGAATTCTGACACCGGAACGAACCGCTGAATTTATACCTCCGCTCACGGAGATTGCGCCTGTTAGTATCCACTGCCATAATGATCTCGGATTTGCACTTCCGAATACTATCGCCGCATTGAAGTCAGGTGCCTCATGTGCACATGTTACGGTGAACGGACTGGGCGAACGTGCAGGCAATACCCCCTTTGAGGAGGTGGTAATGTCCCTTGAAGTCCTCTATGGGAGAGATACCGGCATTCAGACGGAGAAGATATATCCGCTTTCAACACTGGTGGCACGCCTGACAGGCATTGATCTGCCGGCGAACAAGGCCATTGTCGGATCCATGGCATTTACCCATGAAAGTGGGATTCATGCACATGGTGTGCTCAGAAATGCACGGACATATGAACCGGTACCGCCTGAGATGGTTGGAAGAACCCGAAGAATTGTTCTTGGTAAACATTCCGGGAAAGCATCTGTTGAGGCGTCCCTGAATGAACTGGGGTATACCGTAACTTCAGAACAGCTCACCGCCATTCTTTCGCGGATAAAACAACTGGGAGATGAAGGAAAACGGGTCACCGATGCGGACCTGATGGCAATCGCAGATACGGTTCTGCAGCTCGTCTGCACACCGGCGATACGCCTGCAACAGTATACGGTGGTCTCCGGGAACCGGTCTACCCCGACCGCGTCGGTGACGATGGCGGTGAACGGGAATGAAATAACCAGTGCGGCCACCGGGAACGGACCCGTTGATGCCGCGATCAAGGCATTACAGGGTTCTGTTTCCGATATTGCGGATATCAGTCTGGAAGATTATCATGTGGATGCCATAACTGGTGGTGCGGATGCACTGGTAGATGTAACAGTTAAATTGAGGAAAGACGGAAAAGTAATAACATCCCGTGGCGCCCGGACTGATATAATCACCGCGAGTGTCGAAGCAGTAATCGCCGGGATGAATCGACTATTGAGGGATGATAAATGA
- the ilvB gene encoding biosynthetic-type acetolactate synthase large subunit — MKTGAKILVESLLHEGVNTIFGYPGGTVLPIYDELYDSPLRHILVRHEQAAIHAADGYARASGRVGVCLATSGPGACNLVTGIATAYMDSVPVVAITGQVPTTLLGNDAFQESDITGITLPITKHSYLLNNVRDVGKTVHEAFYIAGTGRMGPVLIDVPKDVQTDVVNEPEAVPEKVSIRGYQPTVRGHPKQIEKAVGMISGAERPLIYAGGGVIASGGDAELIRLAEALMIPVTTTLMGLGAIPSHHPLNLGMLGMHGTQSANYAVTECDLLIAIGARFDDRVTGKLESFAPNAQIIHIDIDPAEIGKNKAVDLPIVGDVGHVLREINKKLTKKTVQGLWNGRIAEWKQQSGEKKVLDTSILTPQYVVRTLSDILDGAGIIVTEVGQNQMWAAQHFSFTRPRQWISSGGLGTMGYGFPAAIGASIACPDEAVIDIAGDGSFQMNIQELATVVQYNIPVKVMILNNQYLGMVRQWQELFYDRRYSYTEMPSVDFVGIAKAYGVPGMCVTDPADVGDAIQTSLAHDGPYILDFRIEREENVMPMVPAGAAINEMILGENR; from the coding sequence ATGAAAACCGGGGCTAAAATACTAGTTGAGAGCCTGCTGCATGAAGGGGTGAATACCATTTTTGGATACCCCGGCGGCACTGTTTTGCCGATATATGATGAACTATATGATTCTCCACTCCGGCACATCCTTGTTCGCCACGAACAGGCAGCAATTCACGCTGCAGACGGATATGCACGGGCAAGCGGCAGAGTTGGTGTTTGCCTTGCAACGTCCGGGCCTGGTGCCTGCAACCTTGTGACAGGTATTGCCACTGCCTACATGGATTCGGTACCGGTTGTGGCGATCACCGGACAGGTCCCGACCACACTGCTGGGAAATGATGCATTTCAGGAATCTGACATCACCGGAATTACCCTTCCTATAACGAAGCACAGCTATCTGTTGAATAATGTGCGTGATGTTGGGAAGACTGTTCATGAAGCCTTCTATATCGCAGGCACCGGTCGAATGGGGCCGGTTTTAATTGATGTCCCGAAGGATGTTCAGACCGATGTTGTAAATGAACCTGAGGCAGTGCCGGAGAAGGTTTCGATACGCGGGTATCAGCCGACAGTGCGGGGACACCCGAAACAGATTGAAAAGGCTGTCGGTATGATATCAGGTGCTGAGCGTCCGCTAATCTATGCCGGTGGGGGAGTGATTGCATCCGGTGGTGATGCAGAGCTTATCCGTCTCGCAGAGGCCCTGATGATACCAGTCACGACCACCCTGATGGGGCTTGGTGCCATTCCGTCTCATCATCCGTTGAACCTGGGGATGCTTGGCATGCACGGGACACAGAGTGCCAATTATGCGGTCACGGAATGTGACCTCCTCATTGCCATTGGCGCACGATTTGATGACCGTGTGACCGGAAAACTTGAGTCGTTTGCTCCGAATGCACAGATAATTCATATTGATATTGATCCCGCTGAGATCGGAAAAAATAAGGCTGTGGATCTTCCGATTGTAGGAGATGTCGGTCATGTGCTCAGAGAGATAAATAAAAAGCTGACGAAAAAAACGGTTCAGGGTCTATGGAACGGACGAATCGCCGAATGGAAACAGCAATCCGGAGAAAAGAAGGTTTTGGATACCAGCATCCTGACTCCTCAGTATGTCGTCAGGACCCTTTCCGATATCCTTGATGGTGCCGGTATCATTGTGACAGAGGTAGGCCAGAATCAGATGTGGGCCGCACAGCATTTCTCATTTACCCGTCCACGCCAGTGGATCTCATCCGGTGGCCTTGGTACAATGGGGTATGGATTTCCTGCTGCGATTGGTGCCAGTATTGCCTGTCCTGATGAAGCGGTGATCGATATTGCAGGAGATGGCAGTTTCCAGATGAATATTCAGGAACTTGCTACGGTTGTTCAGTATAACATTCCGGTAAAGGTCATGATCTTAAACAACCAGTATCTTGGCATGGTCCGCCAGTGGCAGGAGTTGTTTTATGACAGGCGGTATTCCTATACTGAAATGCCGTCCGTTGATTTTGTCGGTATTGCAAAGGCGTATGGGGTGCCGGGAATGTGTGTGACTGATCCGGCCGATGTAGGGGATGCAATACAGACATCTCTTGCACATGATGGGCCGTATATTCTTGACTTCAGAATAGAGCGTGAGGAGAATGTCATGCCGATGGTTCCC